In Babesia bovis T2Bo chromosome 3, whole genome shotgun sequence, the genomic window CCACATTAGGAGTCCTAGGATTTTGTCGGTTCTTGTTTCCTGTGTATTCCGTAGGGGTATTATCTTCAACAATTGTAGAACCACGTTTGGAACACCTCATTGATATCTTCGTACTGGTAACATCACACTTCTTACATTCGCATAGGCGTCCACCTCTGTCTGCATTTAGACCTCTTGCCTTCAACAAACGAAGCCGATGTGCCTCGATAGAACGCTCTAGGTTTCTATGTAGCCTCGCTTCATTCGACCGTTTATTGGACGAAGCTTCAGTAGCCTTCGCCTCCATGATATGAATTAAGTGAAAGAAAAATGGTTGCAACGAATTGATTTAGTTACCTGTATATTATGTATGGGCGCCAAAGGGAAATTACCTCTGGTCAATAATGCATTAGGTCCTAATCTATGGAACCTTTAAGGCTCCAGACATATAGGATCAAATAAGACAGTTGAGCTTgtattatatgtttatacAGATACAAtgtcaatgtgtaacatgcGTTTTCCGTTTGCGTCTATTTATGCGCTTGATATGGGATTCTAAATCCGGTACGGGGTGCACTTATGCTGCATCTCTACGCGCAGGCACGAGCACTCACAATATGTTTAAATATCAACCCAGTATTCGTTTAattaaaaaacatattGTGCAACATACCCATATCTAATCTGTTGCGCGACACCGCACATAGACATTTATCTGCAATTTCGTACGATACGGTTATCACAACATAACACACTTATCCAAACATAAATAAACATCCTACCAAATGTGCTGTGTTGAACACAAAGGAGTTACATAATGTAGTAGCAATACATTTTCTACAAGATAAACAAATGTTGCGTTCACCAAAATCCAGAATACACGGAATTGCAGTGGGTATGATAGCCAACATTACACAATAGTAAATCATATGTTTCAAACATACGAAAATAGACAGGGCACTAGCGAAAATTTTCAACATAAATTCAATGGATTGCTTACAGACACCTGGCTTAATAGGTGTGTATGATGTCTATTTACCAATTCTTATCCCGATATAATATTCGTTGTTCgattatttatatatgaaGCAACGAAAATAAACTGCTGATGCATATGTTTTGGAGAGCGGCACTCTGCAGATGGACACCGATGAGGTAAGGTCAATTCTTCCTAGCCTTTTGAGCTTATTATTACCGAATTGTCGTCATTGAGGGGTTTACATATATTAGCAATTGATGTTACTAGATtcttgttgtatatttcaAGCAGTCAGACCTAATTTAGCATCTTCTTATACAGACAACGGAAAGTTAGAATGCCGTCGTTATAGATGCATCGTCGCTACCTAACTCCACAAAATATCTTTGACTGTGTTATTTATTTATCACTTTATTGAATGATATTTGATGTTATTGTCGATTGGGGAGCCAGTTACTAGTACCCATTATGGATATAAATTTTCGAGCTTCATATCGTCCGTTGTACCACGTATACATGACATTTAGTAGAGTTTCAAAAATTTAACATCGAATACATGATAACGTCGTTATTGATTTAACATTTACATAATTTTTCAGCCAAATATTGTTGACGAGCTGGAGCAATGGCTAGAGAGTGAGCTGCTAGAAGATGATGGGAGCGTTACTGTCCCATCGTATATACAGGTCCCATTTAAGATACATTGGATAGCTAGTGATGGATCTAATGTGGTGGCCAACCAGATATTGGCCACCCTTTCTTCTACACAACTTCATGAAACCGCTGATGCACAGCTGTCTACGTCCGTTGATTGTGAAACCACGAATACTGAGACAATTATTGGTTCCGATGTAACCATTGAAAATCTAAATACCAGTGATGAAACATCGGTTGAATCAAGTGATAGTGATACAAAAATTGATGATGCTCATTTTACTCTCCCTTCAAAGGATGTTTCTGGAGTCTCTTCTCTAAAATACCAAGATTCCATTTCACCGTCAGATCGGCCATCTCGGAAGCCTTCCCTCTTATATTCTTCTAGGCATGGTATTCTTAGGCACCAGGTGCCCACGGATACAATTATTGCGGATGCTTCAACCATCCTGGCTATAGTGGAGAGTATCCGTTGTTCTCACAGCGTTATCATCCACGGTATGTGCGTGAATTGCTGTGAAGTTATTGAGGATGGTGATGGGAAACGTCCAACTGAAGCTCAAGAGGAACTTTCTAAGAGACGGGCATCAAAAAATCATTTAGTTGACGCTAATATGGTTATTCCTGGTTTCATAACTAATGACAATGCTGTACGTCTTGATCCAAAGATTTGTACGGAAATGGAATTGCTTGAACTTTTGCGTCTTCTCAAGAAACGGAAATTATGCCTTGTTCTAGACTTGGACAATACACTCATCCATTCATCATGTAGCAAGGTACCTgatgatatagacatacctGTGATCGACATGTATTCAAATTCTGAGGGATGGAAGATAACCTACCACAACGAGGAAGATAATCTTATGTATGAATCCAAGCTTGAAAGTTCGGTTTTGATGACCAGGACGTTGAACGAAATGGATGGTAGTTTATTTGTGAACTACTACAAGCTAAGGCCTGGTGTCTATGATTTTTTAAGGCGTTCTGCGGAATTGTATGAACtatatttatttacaatGGGTACGCGAGCACATGCTAACGCAGCTTTAAAGATTCTGGACCCCGATGGAAAGTACTTCGGTGCTCGTGTATTTAGTCGGTCGGAGACTAACAATTGCTTCAAGTCACTTTGTCGCATTTTCCCCAAATATCGCAACCACCTTTTAATTTTGGACGATTCGGAGAATATTTGGCTTGACGCTCCCGGATTGATTAAGGTATACCCTTACTATTTTTTTACTGATATGAGTGTAATAAAGAACCGGGACGCTCGGAATTTAGGCAGGGTAGCCGCCGCTTTGCAGGCACACTGTAACTATTCTAATTATATTTGGCATTCTGTAATCATGGAAATATGgaatgaaaatgaaatagCTGTTACACCATTACGTGACAAGGAGGGGTTTACCGTTCCTATGACTTTGTCCATTCCCGGCAAACAAATTCCTACGTTCAAGTACAACCACCTTCTCATCGCCAATGAGCGACCTAAGGATATATTTATTGTGGATGAGGCCAATGCAAGCTGTCCAAAAGAGGTTAACCATTCAAATGAGTCAACAAAGGACCATCAAACTGTAACTGATAAAGACCAGGATGTTTCTGATAAGTTGACTGCGGGCAGTCCATTATTAGGTGGCAGCATGGCTTTAAAAACACCAGGTATAACTACAGACCTTCAAACGACTAGTAGTGGTGAAAAAGTGGTTGAGGCACCTAAGAAGGAAAAGGTGGATTCTAGTGAAGAAACTAAAAAATCAGATATTCTGCCTAGTGGCACTATTCCAAATAAATTTGCACGTCAAATTGGAAAGATCTATGTAAAGGACAACGACGCCCAGCTAGTATATATGACACGATTATTATGCGAGATGCACCAACAGTTTTTCAATGAATTGGACACAGCAGTTTTGGATATCTCTAAACTCAAGAGCCTAATTGACGCGCAACTTCTACCAGACGTCGGCACTTTATTAGGCAGGCATCGCGAGAAGTTGTTGCGAGGCGTTGTGCTGCATGTTAACCGTGATGAATTCAGGTGTCTGAAGACCAGAGAGGCGGTTGATTTCTTTGCAAAGACGGACCTAGGAAACACTTGTCGGAGATTTGGTGTAAAAAAGCCCACATCCGAACGTACGGTCACGCACTACTTAACTAATAATGGTACATCAATCGTACTGGGagaaaatacaaaaaagGTCCACAGCCAGTGGATAGAggcatgtatatatacatggacATTTGTTCCTGAGTCAGGTTTTGACCCTAGTTCATGGAAGGAGCCATTCCGTAACTTTTGGGATGCGCTGCAGGCGCAACAATTGAATAATGTCAAGAAGCCATATTAGGGTATAGTATTCGTGTTAGGGAGTCGGCCAGCGGCTCGGGGAGAATGTGGTTGATCATGTCAAGTTCATCTTGAACTTTCCTGCGCAGTTCCTCGTGCAATCTGCGTTTCGTCTCCATCAACGTGTCGCATACGAACAACAGAGTCTCTAGGCTTAGCATCTCTTGCAAGTCATTGACGTCCTCGGTTCTTGGCTGTTGAGAGTAAAGGTGTAGCGCCCGTTGCATCTTCTCCGAGCGCTCCTGAATGTCCCGTATACGCTTTTCTAGTGCATCTATGGCCTCCAGGTAGTGGTTCATGTTTTGTCTGCGGCCGTCAAACGCGGTGAAAGTATCTGTGCTGAGGTCTAACAGACCAGCCCCCTCCATACGTACCACATCGCCTTTGTTGTACTCGTAAGCAGTATTGCTGGTGTAATTGTCCACTGCATTGATTGGGACTACCCTGTTCTTGTAGTAAGTCACGTGAGTGGTGTCAAAACCCTCGATTTGACCTACATGGTTAGCAGTACTTGTAAAATATTCATTCGGAACACGTGTGCTTTCATTGTTACGTCCCAGATCCTTTTCATCTCCAACGTCTGGCTCACGTTGACACAGTTGTATCAGAGAACGCAGATCACAGCATTCTTTGGCGTTTTGATTAATCGAATTCTCTATAATCTTTTGGTCAAAATCCACTCCGCATAGCGATTCTACAAAGTTTGCAAGCTTACTGTTAGACATCCTTGGCATTTTTGCCATTGTCGCTTCATCTCCATCAGCGGAGTTAAATAGATCTTCCTTTTGTTTGGTTAGATATCCCGCGACATTGCGCGGCATCATAAAAGCATTCTTATAGCTATAAAGGGTATTATCCAAGTAGACACTTTTATCCACGCCATTTATAGTGTCTGAGTCGTTTTCAACAAACGAGTCGATTGGGTGGCGTAGTGATGGCGAATAGAATGACCTAGGTCCAAAATCGCTTTGAGTCTTTGCACAAAGTCTGTTAACCGTATATATTCCATCAATAACTTCATTGGAATACACTTCTACTGGGTTGCTTCCGCTAAGGATGGAGACCAGTTTTTGCAGATGTTTGTTTTTCGTCAGGATGATGTCCGGCCCGCATTCAGCACACCTTTTCAACACTCGATCCAAATTGTAATCCCGCGGCCGAGGCATTTTCCTATCCATTAAACTGGAACATACCCGTTTGgatggtatgttgtttacGCCTAACGACCGTGGTCTCGTGTTGTGCGATTCGCTATTATCTGCATCCCTAGAACCTAGAATCTTTTGATCGATTACTATGTAGTCCCTTTCTATCGATTCCAGATCGACAGTGGGAACAAAGTCGACGGATGGTTTGGATACAAAGAAAGATGTGTTGAGATCTTCGATTACACGGAATAACAACTTTTGCTTTTCCATGAATGAGCCATAATCTCCATCAAAAAATATAGATGACCTTACCCTAGGGTTATCATATAACTGGTCAATGGCGGATTCTTCCTTAGAAGATACACTTGCTTCAGAATTCTGATCGGAGTCATCCCGTGATGTGTCCGAGTTTAAATCCACAGATGAATCCTCGCGAATCAGGCAAGGAGTTGAGGTGGTATAGTCACCATCAACGTGATGCACTAATTTATATTCCGCCAATGTATCAGCTAAGTTGTTAATGTTTTGTCTGGAGCTGAGGTGACAGCTAAAGCGTACGTCCTTGATTTTTGCCTGATCTAGCAATGAAGAATCTAGAGATGACGTTTGTACGGTATCCGGTGAATCCGAAGACGGGTCTTTGAACGCACCGAAGCCATCTGTTATCGCAGCCCAGTAGTTGATGAAGTCTTCCGATGGCACCTCATGAGATTCCGCTAGTGCTCTCATGAACAATGAGGCTAGAAAGAAGGAACGTTTCTCTCCATATCTCTTGCAAGAGAAATGCTTCGCTTTCTTGATTCCATTGTCCATGTAGCGAGCGCGCCATTCCTACGTTAGACATTAGAAGTTCAAATGTTATAAGAGTGTAATGCACATTTACGCAAGTGTGCGTTGGATAGAGTTGCAACCAACGTGGCGAATATTTTGCTATTATTGTGCAACATAGTTGATATTATAGCTGTATATTGCCACTTGCAAACGATTTGACCTTGTCTTAGGGGACGCGAGTGAGACTTACCCTCTTGTTAGAATGGAAGTACAGATTGATGGGCATTAATTGGTGCCTTCTCATTTTGATTAGAGTTTCATTTTGTTAAAaaatttaatattaatgtGATGTGGCTATTATTGGTATAGTTGTCTAGCCATGTGCACCTTCCGTGGGCTCCTTTTCACCACCATGAAAAAGGAGCAGCAGTGACTGGCCAATTCGAAAATTAACGCTGCGGAGAGTCACCGGATAAGTTTTGTATGGCATTCGACTCATGTCTACAGAACCTATGACCTCCTGTGTAGCATCATTGCGGGTGAAGGTCCATATACCTTCCTTATATCTAGAAGCTTCACACAGATCCTTGATTAAGTATACTAAATCACATAACGTATTATCTTCCCATAAATAAATTTCTAATTTTTCGACCGATTCCAATGTGTCTATTGAATTTTGGAACATCCCTTGGTCTTGCTTGAACAGTTCGGCAGTGTCGTTTGCTTCTCCAAGGAATGCATAAACACGCAGCAAGAATGGCGTGTGATTAGTCTTGTATGTGTGGGAGGTGCTTTGGTGTACAGGTTTGCGGTATTCTGATACCCTTTGTTTGCCTAATTTCACTGTTCGCATATGTGTTCTCTGCGAAGTGTGTTCAGGATGACGATTATTGACATTGGGGTGCTTCTGATCCTTTATGTTATGACGTTCCGATTTTCTATAATCTTTGATAGTTTTGCGTGAATTACGCCGTTCGTTTGAGTAATCACGCCTGTACCGTTGCCTTGGGGGAGAGTAGCTACTATCCCTTGATGATGTGCTTCCACGATGTCGATACCTGTCAACGCTCTTATCCCTTCTACGCATCTCTTTACGCGAATTTCGTGACTTCGAATGCATCCTACTTTGGCGTCCACGTGAATGAGACCTGCTGTACGAAGGTGACACTGAATATCGGCGATGCCGACTTCTTGACCGACTTGGCGACCGCCTTCTCAGTGCACGCGAATTCCTATATTTATGATACTCGTTGCTGTCGTCTCGTTTGTGACGGCTCCTTGATCGGTAgtatgacattgatgaCGAACCTCGTGAATCGGAGCGAGGTCGTCTAGTACGTAACATAGTTGCCGAGTCTGTAGAACTCTCTGAATGATGGCGCGTTTCATCAGTTCTATTTTTAGTTGAAAATGAACTCGAAGGATCGCGATCGATGCTAATGCTTCGGCTCACGCTCATGGAGCGACTAGAGCTACTGATACTCCTCATTTTCGTATCCACAGTAGTTGACAACCTTTATAGCaaaccaatgtgtaacgtATTAGCCACTACATAGATTCATCTGCAGGATTACTGGGTGAAAATACGATAATGTATCGCGGTGAATTATATAACTCAGTTTTCCCTTGTGCCACCGAGACACATACACACCTTCCTGTCGATTAAAATTGGaataatataaattcaGTGCAATTTTAATATTCCATCAACCTTCATGTAAACAGCTGGTCCACTTGATTGATGGATGTATAAATACCATACCAGAATACATAAGCTAGATTCCACCCTTAAAAATGACTCTATGCGTCCCAGAATACgatataaatatgtaataaggaactataaaaatataacatatgtATTTGAACTTGTTTCAACCTGCATTACAGGGTCACGACACATAGCTGTACCCATGGGGAATAAAATAATAGtacataaaatataaagaTGCAGGCAAAAAATTAGGAAATAATAAATGTATTTCACAATACAAATACATGGCAGGTCCAGCCTTCCTTTAGGTGGAGCTATGTATATGGCGTGGATACCATGTTTGATCGCGACATGAGTGCGTCAGCCAGCTTTGACTTCTTGAAGAAGCGGAAAAAGAATCGACAATGGGCTACATATGAGCATGATGGCGATATCGGTACTTTTAGAGttaaaaaattaaataGCGCCTACAGACCATACTACGGCATCTATATCGACACCTCTTGCTGAATCGCATCCTTCCAATAAAAAGGGTTCCTTCCGAGGTATCCTTATGGATGAATCGCGGAAGCTATCGCAGTCACAATCTCAAACTCAGGATACAACATTAAGTGATGACTATTACGTTCCAGTCATGCCGTTAATTGATTATGGGTCCTGCCGGGCCTTCAATTACGTGATTTGGGTAAGTACGGACGGGGTGAATTAAGTCAAACTGTTTCTGTTTTGCTATTTACAAGGTTAACCTATCTGCTTACGTATTATGCCGATTGCATTTTACACCTAACTTGACCTAAGTTTCTGCATACTCCCCAAGGGTCAAATTTGCTGGTCTATATTGCACAATTGTAATGAAATTTACACTTAAAATGCGGACATTAATTTGCATTCAGGCGCGTGATCAAATGGTATTCGGGAACGAAGAGATTTTGATACAACCTGATTTGGAACAGGACTTTCTATCGCGGCTTGAGGTGGGCTTCCAATGTTTTACTTTGTATGAGTATACAGTATCTTCGTTCAACTGTATCATCTCAACCGTCTGAAGCGACGTCTTCGTCAAAGATTGTAGAAGCCATTATGGAGTTTATGGTTGACGTTGAGATTGGCTATAGATACCTTGGGTCTAATGCCAATCCCTTTTGCCGTTTATCgcaaatatatgtaaaCGGCTTCATCCATCTGCGACCAGTGAATTTGGCCATTTTCGATTTTACAGAACCCACGGAAGAGCTTGCTGTTACAATTCAGAGGATTAATGTATCTGGCAGAGTGTTCGCGCATCATCAGCTGTTGTCACACTTTTCTCAGCAGTGCGAATTTCTGCCTTCAAAGTACTGTTCTGGTTATATCCCTAAGAACGTAACGATTCACCACGATTACTTCCCTAACTTAGTCACGAAGGTTTTGCTACAACGTGCCAAAAGACAACTAGTAGTTGTCAAAGCTATTGTAGACGTACCCGGGATCGACTTGAGTGCATATGAGGTAAGCGTTGGTATATTTAGACTGATTACATTCTATGTGCGCAACGGTTGTATTTTCATGTTTGTGTGTTTTGACAATTGCCAAAGGTGGCAACGTGCCACTCTTTGGCTTATTATGATGACTTTACTGCACTTATAGCACAGGGTTATGTCTTTGACGATCTCAAAACGGGAGAAAAAGCATGGCTACCGATATACATGGTAGAACGACTGTCGCACTTCGGGTTTGTCTCCGTGGATATACCAGTTTACCTAACCCGCAATTCTTTACGTGAGCTAAGGGACCGAGAGGAACAGGGTGAAGTTCTTGAAAAATTACCTAATTACTATTTCTTTGAAATAGCCCACATGTTCACTAGATCCAACATCTTTGAGCGAGTCAACGTTCCAAATCTGTCTAATCGCAATCATGTTTACAGCTATGTCTCCAAGTTGGCGGGACTGATCGAAGACATAAAATACCAGCGCTTGAAAAAAATCCGTCAGACGCTGGAAAAGATACCGCAGCGCGAGTCAGTCATATCGGTCGACAATTTGCAGTACTCCGAGACTTTTTACGTCAATCAATTCCTCTCTGCCTACTCTGAAGTAAGAGATATCAATGCTTGTTCTGACGTTCAGTCAAATGCGCAGATAGGTATGTTTAATACCGAGGAATTTAAATGAGATGCAGGTAACTTTGTCGGTGACCTCGAAAACAATTTGATTGACTCCCTGAAGGTACCGCTGCTGTAATGGCCACACAACCGAACTTAATGCATTTCTAAACTAGCAGTACTGCGTTAATACACCCGTCATTTTCCGGGTTGTTGGTAACTTGTGCATATTTTGCCCAAACAACCTTACCGGTTTGAGTCACAAGACCCAATTCACTGACGTTAACCTCTATAATGGTACCCTTAGTGATTACACCCAAGCTCGTGTAGAGATTGGACTGGGGATTTTTCTTTACGGATATTATATCCAAGAAGAAAGTAGTCTTTAGCTCGggatgtgtaacatgtgCCTTTTTGAAGCGCAACCCCGTAGGACGGATGTACTTTTCATACTTTGGCGGTTTGCGCGTGTAATCTTCCGGAATGAAACATATCTTATCGACCATACGCTTccactgcttcttcttacGCTTACCCGATTTCATTACCCTAAACATTTCGGCTTCATTCATTTGTCGAACCTGAAATACAGTGGCATAAAAAGGTAACACGAACGTACCTTTGGTATGACAACGTCCCACTTGCCTGCCTTTTCTTTGCgtttttgttttatcaTGTTTGATAAGATCTTTGTGCGATTAACTTCACCCCTCTCCAATAAGTAAGCAGGAATAGCACCATCTCCAGGCGCTACCACCTCCTCCTTCGACTCCTTCTCCTCATTGTTCTTGATCCTGCAAGGTTATCAGTATATTGAAAAAATAATTCCagaatacaacatatacacgACCACTTACTGTTTCTTCATCTCGATCTTCTCTGCATAGCGACGCTTCCTGAATATCTTGGCCTTCAAACCGCGCATCTTTTGCATCTTCTTGCTCAAAGTATGCGCGGCTCTCGCCGTTTTCTTTCGCCTGAATATCTATATTAGCCATCTATATATGGTATTTCTTTTCACAAGGAATGTAATGCCTGGTTCTAACAGCGATATCCACACACGTTATGGAATCGCGATTAGGAATACACCAATGATACAAAATCATAAGTATATCACCCAAATACGGACTAGTGGCTACACTTTATGGCAAATAAGGGAAGGCACTCGACATAAAACAAACTCACATTCTCGTTTCATGGTCGAAACGCCGCCCATGAAGGGCGATATGACGCTCTATATATTCGTTCTGTGGCATCTTAATAAAATGGAAAAATAGAATGACTTTGTGGGCTCTCGCCCAGTACAGTAGGCCCCCTTAAAACGTAGCTTAgtataaatgtgtaacagtATTACAAAATGGATTCTATAAGTTGTCCAGTAATTTATAGATAAATTTTACATATAAAAACAAGGCCTTTTGGTGCCATTAAATAGGCCCTTAGCAAGGCAAATTTAATGATGACTTAACGCGACCTTTCTTCCACGGCTACAGAATCAATTAgataatatgtatatttacatcaAGTTATTCAATGCTTATAATAAGGAACAAAGTTATAGGAATTCTTGAAAACTGCATTATCGGTCAATATTTTCAACGAGTACCCATCTATATGGGAATGCTAATGCTATCCTTAAGTGCTTATAAACCGAACTAAGATGCGAACACCTATACATTGAAATAATTACATAGATATACTATAATACTTGCCATAGCGTCGCTCTGTATGCTGATGTGTGG contains:
- a CDS encoding NLI interacting factor-like phosphatase family protein — translated: MDTDEPNIVDELEQWLESELLEDDGSVTVPSYIQVPFKIHWIASDGSNVVANQILATLSSTQLHETADAQLSTSVDCETTNTETIIGSDVTIENLNTSDETSVESSDSDTKIDDAHFTLPSKDVSGVSSLKYQDSISPSDRPSRKPSLLYSSRHGILRHQVPTDTIIADASTILAIVESIRCSHSVIIHGMCVNCCEVIEDGDGKRPTEAQEELSKRRASKNHLVDANMVIPGFITNDNAVRLDPKICTEMELLELLRLLKKRKLCLVLDLDNTLIHSSCSKVPDDIDIPVIDMYSNSEGWKITYHNEEDNLMYESKLESSVLMTRTLNEMDGSLFVNYYKLRPGVYDFLRRSAELYELYLFTMGTRAHANAALKILDPDGKYFGARVFSRSETNNCFKSLCRIFPKYRNHLLILDDSENIWLDAPGLIKVYPYYFFTDMSVIKNRDARNLGRVAAALQAHCNYSNYIWHSVIMEIWNENEIAVTPLRDKEGFTVPMTLSIPGKQIPTFKYNHLLIANERPKDIFIVDEANASCPKEVNHSNESTKDHQTVTDKDQDVSDKLTAGSPLLGGSMALKTPGITTDLQTTSSGEKVVEAPKKEKVDSSEETKKSDILPSGTIPNKFARQIGKIYVKDNDAQLVYMTRLLCEMHQQFFNELDTAVLDISKLKSLIDAQLLPDVGTLLGRHREKLLRGVVLHVNRDEFRCLKTREAVDFFAKTDLGNTCRRFGVKKPTSERTVTHYLTNNGTSIVLGENTKKVHSQWIEACIYTWTFVPESGFDPSSWKEPFRNFWDALQAQQLNNVKKPY
- a CDS encoding AP2 domain family protein, whose amino-acid sequence is MRRHQLMPINLYFHSNKREWRARYMDNGIKKAKHFSCKRYGEKRSFFLASLFMRALAESHEVPSEDFINYWAAITDGFGAFKDPSSDSPDTVQTSSLDSSLLDQAKIKDVRFSCHLSSRQNINNLADTLAEYKLVHHVDGDYTTSTPCLIREDSSVDLNSDTSRDDSDQNSEASVSSKEESAIDQLYDNPRVRSSIFFDGDYGSFMEKQKLLFRVIEDLNTSFFVSKPSVDFVPTVDLESIERDYIVIDQKILGSRDADNSESHNTRPRSLGVNNIPSKRVCSSLMDRKMPRPRDYNLDRVLKRCAECGPDIILTKNKHLQKLVSILSGSNPVEVYSNEVIDGIYTVNRLCAKTQSDFGPRSFYSPSLRHPIDSFVENDSDTINGVDKSVYLDNTLYSYKNAFMMPRNVAGYLTKQKEDLFNSADGDEATMAKMPRMSNSKLANFVESLCGVDFDQKIIENSINQNAKECCDLRSLIQLCQREPDVGDEKDLGRNNESTRVPNEYFTSTANHVGQIEGFDTTHVTYYKNRVVPINAVDNYTSNTAYEYNKGDVVRMEGAGLLDLSTDTFTAFDGRRQNMNHYLEAIDALEKRIRDIQERSEKMQRALHLYSQQPRTEDVNDLQEMLSLETLLFVCDTLMETKRRLHEELRRKVQDELDMINHILPEPLADSLTRILYPNMAS
- a CDS encoding Sin3 associated polypeptide p18 (SAP18) family protein; protein product: MRSISSSSRSMSVSRSISIDRDPSSSFSTKNRTDETRHHSESSTDSATMLRTRRPRSDSRGSSSMSYYRSRSRHKRDDSNEYHKYRNSRALRRRSPSRSRSRHRRYSVSPSYSRSHSRGRQSRMHSKSRNSRKEMRRRDKSVDRYRHRGSTSSRDSSYSPPRQRYRRDYSNERRNSRKTIKDYRKSERHNIKDQKHPNVNNRHPEHTSQRTHMRTVKLGKQRVSEYRKPVHQSTSHTYKTNHTPFLLRVYAFLGEANDTAELFKQDQGMFQNSIDTLESVEKLEIYLWEDNTLCDLVYLIKDLCEASRYKEGIWTFTRNDATQEVIGSVDMSRMPYKTYPVTLRSVNFRIGQSLLLLFHGGEKEPTEGAHG
- a CDS encoding GINS complex family protein gives rise to the protein MFDRDMSASASFDFLKKRKKNRQWATYEHDGDIDHTTASISTPLAESHPSNKKGSFRGILMDESRKLSQSQSQTQDTTLSDDYYVPVMPLIDYGSCRAFNYVIWARDQMVFGNEEILIQPDLEQDFLSRLEYLRSTVSSQPSEATSSSKIVEAIMEFMVDVEIGYRYLGSNANPFCRLSQIYVNGFIHLRPVNLAIFDFTEPTEELAVTIQRINVSGRVFAHHQLLSHFSQQCEFLPSKYCSGYIPKNVTIHHDYFPNLVTKVLLQRAKRQLVVVKAIVDVPGIDLSAYEGYVFDDLKTGEKAWLPIYMVERLSHFGFVSVDIPVYLTRNSLRELRDREEQGEVLEKLPNYYFFEIAHMFTRSNIFERVNVPNLSNRNHVYSYVSKLAGLIEDIKYQRLKKIRQTLEKIPQRESVISVDNLQYSETFYVNQFLSAYSEVRDINACSDVQSNAQIGNFVGDLENNLIDSLKVPLL
- a CDS encoding putative Ribosome biogenesis protein NSA2; translation: MPQNEYIERHIALHGRRFDHETRMRKKTARAAHTLSKKMQKMRGLKAKIFRKRRYAEKIEMKKQIKNNEEKESKEEVVAPGDGAIPAYLLERGEVNRTKILSNMIKQKRKEKAGKWDVVIPKVRQMNEAEMFRVMKSGKRKKKQWKRMVDKICFIPEDYTRKPPKYEKYIRPTGLRFKKAHVTHPELKTTFFLDIISVKKNPQSNLYTSLGVITKGTIIEVNVSELGLVTQTGKVVWAKYAQVTNNPENDGCINAVLLV